The following are encoded in a window of Eschrichtius robustus isolate mEscRob2 chromosome 1, mEscRob2.pri, whole genome shotgun sequence genomic DNA:
- the PABPN1 gene encoding polyadenylate-binding protein 2 isoform X1 yields MAAAAAAAAAAGAAGGRGSGPGRRRHLVPGAGGEAGEGAPGGAGDYGNGLESEELEPEELLLEPEPEPEPEEEPPRPRAPPGAPGPGPGSGAPGSQEEEEEPGLVEGDPGDGAIEDPELEAIKARVREMEEEAEKLKELQNEVEKQMNMSPPPGNAGPVIMSIEEKMEADARSIYVGNVDYGATAEELEAHFHGCGSVNRVTILCDKFSGHPKGFAYIEFSDKESVRTSLALDESLFRGRQIKVIPKRTNRPGISTTDRGFPRARYRARTTNYNSSRSRFYSGFNSRPRGRVYRGRARATSWYSPY; encoded by the exons atggcggcggcggcggcggcggcagcagcagcgggGGCTGCGGGCGGTCGGGGCTCCGGGCCGGGGCGGCGGCGCCATCTTGTGCCCGGGGCCGGTGGGGAGGCCGGGGAGGGGGCCCCGGGGGGCGCAGGGGACTACGGGAACGGCTTGGAGTCTGAGGAACTGGAGCCTGAGGAGCTGCTGCTGGAGCCCGAGCCGGAGCCCGAGCCCGAAGAGGAGCCGCCCCGGCCCCGTGCCCCCCCGGGAGCTCCGGGCCCTGGGCCTGGCTCGGGAGCCCCCGgcagccaggaggaggaggaggagccgggACTGGTCGAGGGTGACCCGGGGGACGGCGCCATTGAGGACCCG GAGCTGGAAGCGATCAAAGCTCGAGTCAGGGAGATGGAGGAAGAAGCTGAGAAGCTAAAGGAGCTACAGAACGAGGTAGAGAAGCAGATGAATATGAGTCCACCTCCAGGCAATG ctgGCCCAGTGATCATGTCTATTGAGGAGAAGATGGAGGCTGATGCCCGTTCCATCTATGTTGGCAAT GTGGACTATGGTGCAACAGCAGAAGAGCTGGAAGCACACTTTCATGGCTGTGGTTCAGTCAACCGTGTTACTATACTATGTGACAAATTTAGTGGCCATCCCAAAGG GTTTGCATATATAGAGTTCTCAGATAAAGAGTCAGTGAGGACTTCCTTGGCCCTAGATGAGTCCCTATTTAGAGGAAGACAAATCAAG GTGATCCCAAAACGAACCAACAGACCAGGCATCAGCACAACAGACCGGGGTTTCCCGCGAGCCCGATACCGTGCCCGGACCACCAACTACAACAGTTCCCGCTCTCGATTCTACAGTGGTTTTAACAGCAGGCCCCGGGGTCGTGTCTACAG GGGCCGGGCTAGAGCGACATCATGGTATTCCCCTTACTAA
- the PPP1R3E gene encoding protein phosphatase 1 regulatory subunit 3E isoform X1 gives MSRERPPRTDIPRNLSFIAALTERAYYRSQRPSLEEEPEEEPGEGGTRLGARSRAPAPSRGRRARSAPAGGSGTRVPHSRSPDTRKRVRFADALGLELAAVRRFRPGELPRVPRHVQVQLQRDALRHFAPCQTRARGLQQEARAALEPASEPGFAARLRTQRICLERAEAGPLGVAGSARVLDLAYEKRVSVRWSADGWRTQREEPAAYAGPAPSPPRADRFAFRLPAPPIGGALLFALRYRVIGHEFWDNNGGRDYALRGPEHPGSGGAPELQGWIHFI, from the exons ATGTCTCGCGAGCGGCCCCCCCGCACCGACATCCCCCGCAACCTGAGCTTCATCGCCGCGCTGACAGAGCGCGCCTACTACCGCAGCCAGCGGCCCAGCCTCGAGGAGGAGCCGGAGGAGGAGCCAGGCGAAGGCGGGACGCGCCTCGGGGCCCGATCCCGAGCTCCCGCTCCGAGTCGGGGGCGCAGGGCTCGCTCTGCGCCCGCCGGAGGCAGCGGTACCCGGGTGCCCCACAGCCGCAGCCCCGACACCCGTAAGAGAGTGCGTTTCGCCGACGCGCTTGGGCTGGAGCTGGCCGCGGTGCGCCGCTTCCGCCCGGGAGAGCTACCCCGGGTACCCCGCCACGTGCAGGTCCAGCTGCAGAGGGACGCCCTTCGCCACTTCGCACCGTGCCAGACCCGCGCCCGAGGTCTCCAG cAGGAGGCGCGCGCTGCCCTGGAGCCGGCCAGCGAGCCTGGCTTCGCGGCCCGCTTGCGGACGCAGCGAATCTGCCTGGAACGCGCTGAGGCGGGCCCGCTGGGCGTGGCCGGGAGCGCGCGCGTGCTGGACCTGGCCTACGAGAAGCGCGTGAGCGTGCGCTGGAGCGCTGACGGCTGGCGGACCCAACGCGAGGAGCCCGCCGCCTACGCCGGTCCGGCCCCGTCCCCGCCGCGCGCCGACCGATTCGCCTTCCGCCTGCCGGCGCCACCCATTGGTGGCGCCCTGCTTTTCGCTTTGCGCTACCGCGTTATCGGCCACGAGTTCTGGGACAACAACGGCGGCCGTGATTATGCTCTCCGTGGGCCCGAGCACCCGGGCAGTGGTGGAGCCCCGGAGCTCCAGGGCTGGATCCACTTCATCTGA
- the PPP1R3E gene encoding protein phosphatase 1 regulatory subunit 3E isoform X2, with the protein MSRERPPRTDIPRNLSFIAALTERAYYRSQRPSLEEEPEEEPGEGGTRLGARSRAPAPSRGRRARSAPAGGSGTRVPHSRSPDTRKRVRFADALGLELAAVRRFRPGELPRVPRHVQVQLQRDALRHFAPCQTRARGLQEARAALEPASEPGFAARLRTQRICLERAEAGPLGVAGSARVLDLAYEKRVSVRWSADGWRTQREEPAAYAGPAPSPPRADRFAFRLPAPPIGGALLFALRYRVIGHEFWDNNGGRDYALRGPEHPGSGGAPELQGWIHFI; encoded by the exons ATGTCTCGCGAGCGGCCCCCCCGCACCGACATCCCCCGCAACCTGAGCTTCATCGCCGCGCTGACAGAGCGCGCCTACTACCGCAGCCAGCGGCCCAGCCTCGAGGAGGAGCCGGAGGAGGAGCCAGGCGAAGGCGGGACGCGCCTCGGGGCCCGATCCCGAGCTCCCGCTCCGAGTCGGGGGCGCAGGGCTCGCTCTGCGCCCGCCGGAGGCAGCGGTACCCGGGTGCCCCACAGCCGCAGCCCCGACACCCGTAAGAGAGTGCGTTTCGCCGACGCGCTTGGGCTGGAGCTGGCCGCGGTGCGCCGCTTCCGCCCGGGAGAGCTACCCCGGGTACCCCGCCACGTGCAGGTCCAGCTGCAGAGGGACGCCCTTCGCCACTTCGCACCGTGCCAGACCCGCGCCCGAGGTCTCCAG GAGGCGCGCGCTGCCCTGGAGCCGGCCAGCGAGCCTGGCTTCGCGGCCCGCTTGCGGACGCAGCGAATCTGCCTGGAACGCGCTGAGGCGGGCCCGCTGGGCGTGGCCGGGAGCGCGCGCGTGCTGGACCTGGCCTACGAGAAGCGCGTGAGCGTGCGCTGGAGCGCTGACGGCTGGCGGACCCAACGCGAGGAGCCCGCCGCCTACGCCGGTCCGGCCCCGTCCCCGCCGCGCGCCGACCGATTCGCCTTCCGCCTGCCGGCGCCACCCATTGGTGGCGCCCTGCTTTTCGCTTTGCGCTACCGCGTTATCGGCCACGAGTTCTGGGACAACAACGGCGGCCGTGATTATGCTCTCCGTGGGCCCGAGCACCCGGGCAGTGGTGGAGCCCCGGAGCTCCAGGGCTGGATCCACTTCATCTGA
- the PABPN1 gene encoding polyadenylate-binding protein 2 isoform X3: protein MEEEAEKLKELQNEVEKQMNMSPPPGNAGPVIMSIEEKMEADARSIYVGNVDYGATAEELEAHFHGCGSVNRVTILCDKFSGHPKGFAYIEFSDKESVRTSLALDESLFRGRQIKVIPKRTNRPGISTTDRGFPRARYRARTTNYNSSRSRFYSGFNSRPRGRVYRGRARATSWYSPY, encoded by the exons ATGGAGGAAGAAGCTGAGAAGCTAAAGGAGCTACAGAACGAGGTAGAGAAGCAGATGAATATGAGTCCACCTCCAGGCAATG ctgGCCCAGTGATCATGTCTATTGAGGAGAAGATGGAGGCTGATGCCCGTTCCATCTATGTTGGCAAT GTGGACTATGGTGCAACAGCAGAAGAGCTGGAAGCACACTTTCATGGCTGTGGTTCAGTCAACCGTGTTACTATACTATGTGACAAATTTAGTGGCCATCCCAAAGG GTTTGCATATATAGAGTTCTCAGATAAAGAGTCAGTGAGGACTTCCTTGGCCCTAGATGAGTCCCTATTTAGAGGAAGACAAATCAAG GTGATCCCAAAACGAACCAACAGACCAGGCATCAGCACAACAGACCGGGGTTTCCCGCGAGCCCGATACCGTGCCCGGACCACCAACTACAACAGTTCCCGCTCTCGATTCTACAGTGGTTTTAACAGCAGGCCCCGGGGTCGTGTCTACAG GGGCCGGGCTAGAGCGACATCATGGTATTCCCCTTACTAA
- the PABPN1 gene encoding polyadenylate-binding protein 2 isoform X2: MATPASAPDTRALVADFVGYKLRQKGYVCGAGPGEGPAADPLHQAMRAAGDEFETRFRRTFSDLAAQLHVTPGSAQQRFTQVSDELFQGGPNWGRLVAFFVFGAALCAESVNKEMEPLVGQVQEWMVAYLETRLADWIHSSGGWAEFTALYGDGALEEARRLREGNWASVRTVLTGAVALGALVTVGAFFASK, encoded by the exons ATGGCGACCCCAGCCTCGGCCCCAGACACACGGGCTCTAGTGGCAGACTTTGTAGGCTATAAGCTAAGGCAGAAGGGTTATGTTTGTGGAGCTGGCCCCGGGGAGGGCCCAGCAGCTGACCCGCTGCACCAAGCCATGCGGGCAGCTGGAGATGAGTTCGAGACCCGCTTCCGGCGCACCTTCTCGGATCTGGCAGCTCAGCTGCATGTGACCCCGGGCTCGGCCCAGCAACGCTTCACCCAGGTCTCTGATGAACTCTTCCAAGGGGGCCCCAACTGGGGCCGCCTTGtggctttctttgtctttggagcCGCGCTGTGTGCTGAGAGTGTCAACAAGGAGATGGAGCCACTTGTGGGACAAGTGCAGGAGTGGATGGTGGCCTACCTGGAGACGCGGCTGGCCGACTGGATCCACAGCAGCGGGGGCTGG GCGGAGTTCACAGCTCTATACGGGGACGGGGCCCTGGAGGAGGCGCGGCGTCTGCGGGAGGGGAACTGGGCCTCAGTGAGGACAGTGCTGACGGGGGCCGTGGCACTGGGGGCCCTGGTAACTGTAGGGGCCTTTTTTGCTAGCAAGTGA